Below is a genomic region from bacterium.
AATTCGGATTTGCATCAGTTCTAGCCCTGTCCTTCGGAGGGTGTAGCAAGCTACGCCTTACATAAAAGTCGTATTCCCGAGTAAGTTTTTTGACTGAATTAAAGGATGGTGATTTTGAGGGACTTCTACCAATTAGCTCTCTCTAACCATAGGGCTAGGTGGAGGTTACTTTGGCACAAACCGCCACGCAACGCCCCTTTTTCGTATTGCGTATTCCATACTTTGCCGAATTTAATAGTAGGGAAGCTACGGAAAGAGATAACTTTGCTTTGATAAAGAGGGTAAAGGTACATTGATCACTCGAAGTATCGTATTGTGTAGTTGGTGCGGAGAAAGATAGATGGCTGATAATCCTGAAATAGACACGCGAACGACAACTGAATCAGCGACTAAGACATCGCCGACTAATGGGGCTATGGAACAAGAAGATAGGGCGACACCTGAACGCCCTTGGCTAAGAAAAGTTCTATTATCCGCGATAATCATCATAGCGTTTATTGCGATTATATACGGCGTTCGCTTTTTGCGATTTTCCGCCACTCACGCTTCAACAGATAATGCCTACCTCACTTCAGACATTATCCAAATAGCGCCTCAGGTTGCAGGGATCGTTCGGCAGGTTCAGGTTCAGGATAATCAAGCAGTTAAAAAAGGCGATTTGTTAGTTACACTCGATGATGCCACTATACGCTCGGTAGTGCAGCAGGCTCAGGCTAATTTAGATGCGGCTATTGCACAGGCTAAAGGGGCAGGAATCAACGTTTCCATCACTTCTCAATCCAGTTCAGCGCAAGTTGAGCAGGCTCAAGGGGGAGTTAGTCAGTCAGAAAGTGGAGTGAGATCAGCCCAAGCGGATGTAGCGAGGGCAACTGCCGGAGTAGCTAACGCTTCCGCCTCAGCCGCCGCTGCTAAAGCTAATATCGGAAATGCGGCAGCGGCAGTAAATGTTGCCAATGCCAATAAAGAGAGATCGCAAGATTCAGTTGAAACAGCGCAAGCTCAATTGATAACGGCGCAAGCGGGTGTTCGCGCAGCGCAAGCGAATGTGGCTTCAGCCCAAGCCGCTTATAATAAAGCCGCAAGTGATGTCAAGCGAATTGAACAGCTCTATCGACAAGGAGCAATTAGTTCACAGGCATTAGACCAGGCCAACGCTGCCGAATTGCAAACTAAGGCAGGATTAGAAAGCGCTCAACAGGCCGTTGCACAAGCTCAATCTGCAGTAGTTGGTCGACAAGCTGAACTCAAAGCTGCTAAGCAAGTGGTAAATGCTTCAAGCGCAGCTATTGAACAAGCAAAGGCACAACTTGTAGCCGTCCGTGAGCAAGCTAATGCAGCTCAAACAGGGGTTCTTCAGGCTAAAGCCATTTTGAATGCATCAGAGCAAGGGGTTTATGCGGCAGAAGCTCGAAGGCAGCAAGCATTGGCCCAACTTTCAGGCGCTCGCACTGCTCCCAACCAGGTTAAAGTCAGCCAAACTGCACAAACACAAGCCATTGCCAAAATCGAACAGGCAAAGGCAGCATTGCATGCAGCGCAAATCCAATTGGGATATACAAAGATTTATGCCCCATCGGATGGTCGAGTCAGCAAAAGAACGGTTGATGTTGGTTCACTGGTACAAATGGGAACACCAATGATGGCTTTAATCCCGGCTAATGATATTTGGGTTGTCGCAAACTTCAAGGAGACGCAGCTCGCTAAAGCCAATCCCGGACAAAAGGCCGAAATAGAAGTGGATGGACTTCCCGGCAAAGTCTTTAAAGGACATGTCGACAGCATCTCGCCGGCAACCGGTTCGACTTTTGCGCTGCTGCCTCCCGAGAACGCGACAGGAAATTTTACAAAGGTGGTCCAACGGATACCGGTGAAAATTATTTTCGAGCCAAATCAACCCGATCTTGACCGTCTTCGCACCGGAATGTCGGTTACAGCCATTATCGAAACTCGCTAATCATATGGGAGCACCTAAAGCACTCCAAACTGAAGGCGAGTATCGGGAATACCCTGGCATCATACGTTGGATTATTCTTCTAGCGGTGATGTTGGGCACCCTTATGCAGGTTATCGATACCAGCATCGTTAACGTCGCTATTCCCCAGATGA
It encodes:
- a CDS encoding efflux RND transporter periplasmic adaptor subunit — protein: MADNPEIDTRTTTESATKTSPTNGAMEQEDRATPERPWLRKVLLSAIIIIAFIAIIYGVRFLRFSATHASTDNAYLTSDIIQIAPQVAGIVRQVQVQDNQAVKKGDLLVTLDDATIRSVVQQAQANLDAAIAQAKGAGINVSITSQSSSAQVEQAQGGVSQSESGVRSAQADVARATAGVANASASAAAAKANIGNAAAAVNVANANKERSQDSVETAQAQLITAQAGVRAAQANVASAQAAYNKAASDVKRIEQLYRQGAISSQALDQANAAELQTKAGLESAQQAVAQAQSAVVGRQAELKAAKQVVNASSAAIEQAKAQLVAVREQANAAQTGVLQAKAILNASEQGVYAAEARRQQALAQLSGARTAPNQVKVSQTAQTQAIAKIEQAKAALHAAQIQLGYTKIYAPSDGRVSKRTVDVGSLVQMGTPMMALIPANDIWVVANFKETQLAKANPGQKAEIEVDGLPGKVFKGHVDSISPATGSTFALLPPENATGNFTKVVQRIPVKIIFEPNQPDLDRLRTGMSVTAIIETR